The following nucleotide sequence is from Bacteroidota bacterium.
TACTATCGAAGGTGAATTCGTCAAGAATATTCAGACTAAGGCCGCCTAAATCATAAGCTTGCACACCAATTACTACCGGTTGAACCTGCGGGTTAGCCTGAATGAGCAAGGCAGGATTGAAAGTAAGCGATAGGGGTCCAGATGCCGGAACTGTACTTCCTACTTCGAGCCATCCGCCGTTTACGGGTGGCTTATCCGGGTAATAATACCATACCTGGTATTCCACTGCATCTGGCGAGGCAGAGGGTTCCCAGGCAATGGTCATTAACCCGGTGTTGACATCAAAACTTGTATAACGAACTTTTGGCGCGGGAAAGCTTTGTGCAAGTATGGAGTATGCCAATAGGCAGAATAGCAAAGTCAATATACCAGTTTTGTGGTTCAATGCAATTTGTTTTTTAGTTTTTGTAATGCCTCGCTGTAGGTGTGTACAATATGATCGATAATTTCTAAAGCAGATTCTTTTTTATGAATCAATGCTGCAACCTGTCCAATTTCAAGTTCGCCTTGTTCCAGATCACCCTCAAAAACTCCTTTTTTGCAGCGGCCGCTACCCAGTAGTTCGGCTAATTGGTGAATTGAAGCACCATTTGCTTCGGCTTCCATCACCTGGTTGGCAAAGCTGTTGAGCATCAACCGCACAGGAATCAACCGTTTTAGAAGCAGGCGGGTATTTCCTTCGGCAGAATTAAGAACGTAATTTTTAAAGTTTTCGTGTGCCGACGATTCGTTGCATACTGCAAAGCGGCTACCCAATTGAACCCCTTCGGCACCAAGCGCAAAGCTTGCCAACATCGATCGGCCATCGTATAGACCGCCTGCCGCAATAACCGGCAGATTCATCGTTTTTTTTATAAGGGGAATCAGGCAGAAAGTAGATGTTTCTTCACGGCCATTGTGTCCTCCGGCCTCAAATCCTTCTGCTACGATGGCATCTACACCGGCGTCGGCGGCTTTTTGGGCAAACTTGGTATTGGCTATTACATGCACCACAATGCATCCCTGGGCTTTGAGCACCTGGGTCCATGAGGCTGGGTTGCCAGCCGAGGTAAACACAATTTTAACTTTTTGTCGCAAAATTACCTCGATATGGGCTGCAGCTTGCCTATGCATCAGAGGCAGGTTCACCCCAAAAGGCATTTGAGTTTGACTGCGCGCTTTTTCAATGTGTTCTTCCAGAAGTGCAGGTGTCATGGACCCGGCCCCTATCAATCCAAGTCCGCCTGCATTGCTCACCGCAGCTGCAAGCTTGTAACCGCTGCACCAAACCATGCCTCCCTGAACGATAGGGTATTTGATACCGAAAAGCTTACAAATGGCATTTTGTGTAAATAGCTCCATGCATGCAAAATTGGCATTTTTTTGATTTTATTCCTTAACTTCAACTGGTATATTTGTTTTCGCATGGGCATTTTGAAAATACCAGACCGTTTTCACAATTGGAGGACGCAACATGTGACCGACAGGCAGATGGTGATGGTTTTATCTGTTGTGATAGGTTTATCGGTAGGGTTGGCAGCAGTAACCGTTAAAAACTTTGTTTTTCTGATCGAAACTAACCTGAGGGTTTTACTTGTAGGAAGAAGTTTTTTCTGGTACCTGATTTTACCCAGCGCGGGTATTTTGATTACCATTTTTTTTGTACACTCTATCAACCGAAAACCAATAAGACAAGGTATACCCCTGGTTTTACAGTCTATTTCCCGCAACAAAGGACAAATCGATTCTCACTACGTTTTTTCTTCGGTCATTTCAAGTGCCATTACAGTTGGGTTTGGAGGTTCGGTAGGGTTGGAAGGACCTACCATTGCTGCCGGGGGTGGCATAGCCTCCAACATTGGCCGTGTGCTTAATCTGAACTACAAACAAGTGACTCTTTTACTGGGTTGTGCATGTGCCGGAGCCATGGCATCTATCTTTAAAGCCCCTGTGGCAGCAGTTGTTTTCGCCCTGGAAGTTATTATGCTCGACCTTACCATGTGGGCCATGGTACCACTCTTGTTAAGCTCTGTGACGGCGGTGCTCACTTCCTACCTTTTTCTGGGCCACAACCATTTATATGCATTCGTGGTGCAGGGTACTTTTGAGCTTAACCAGGTGCTTTTCTACCTTGTATTTGGAGTTTTTATGGGATTTGTAGCAGTATACTTCATTAAAGTTTTTTTGTTTTTACCACCCTTGTTTCAAAAAATATCCAATCCATATTTAAAGTTAGTACTAGGGGGAACATTGTTGGGTATACTGATATTTCTGGTTCCCTCGCTGTATGGCGAAGGATATGAAGTAATTAATTCGAGTTTGCAGGGGAACTTCGATTTTTTATTCCAGCGAACGCCATATGTGTCCTATCAGAGTAGTGCCCTCATGGTTTTACTGCTTTTTTTTGTCATTCTGCTGCTCAAGGTAGTGGCAACCTCCTTAACTGTGGGCATCGGAGGTGTGGGAGGAATATTTGCGCCCATGCTTTTTTCAGGTGCCATTGCAGGTTTATTTTTTACACATCTATTATTTCAACTTGGGTTTAGTTTACCGGCCAGTAATTTTGCACTTGTGGGAATGGCCGGAATGATTGCTGCAGTGATTCATGCTCCTCTCACTTCAATATTTTTAATTGCCGAAATCACCAAAGGATACGATCTTTTTGTACCCCTGATGATTGTGTCTACTATCGCTTATGCCACTTCCCGCTTGTTCTATGCACATTCAGTATATGCCATACAACTTGCCAAGAGGGGCGAACTTATGACCCATCATAAAGATAAAGCCCTGTTGATGCTTTTAAATGTGAATGAGTTGATAGAAACTGATTTTAGCATAGTAAAACCTGAACAAAAGATGACAGATCTGGTAGAAGTGATTAAATTCGCCCATCGGAATATTTTTCCGGTAGTAGAAACCGATGGTACCTTCAGGGGACTTATTAAGCTCGACGATATAAGGCATGTGATGTTTAACCAGGAGGTTTACGATACAGTGTATATTCGTGATATGATGTTTATACCTGACGATGTGATATTTACCTCAGACAGTGTGGAGGAAGTTGCCCAGAAGTTTCAACAAAGCGGCTCCTACAATATTGTGGTTATTCAACATGGCAAATACCTGGGGTTTGTTTCGCGGGCTAAGTTGTTTTCGGCTTATCGTGATTTACTAAAGAACATATCGGAGCATTAAAGAATGGACATTTTACAACATACTTTCAGAAGCTGGCTTCTCAGAATTATTGCATGGAAAGAAAAACGCCTTACCCATCGTCAGTTTATTTATATCTTAAGCTTTATCATTGGCATTGTTAGCAGTCTTGCAGCTGTGCTACTTAAAAATACCGTACACTTTACACATAACTTTCTTTTTAACCAACTGCCCATCGACCGAATCAATTTTGTATACCTTCTATTTCCGATTATCGGCATCATACTTACCGTGTATTTTGTCAAATATTTTGTAAAAGACAATATAGGACATGGCATAAGCCGCATTTTATTTGCTATATCGAAAAAAGGGGCAAGCCTGCGCAAGCATAACACTTATTCGTCGCTTGTGGCAAGCACGCTCACTGTAGGTTTTGGAGGGTCGGTAGGGCTCGAAGCACCCATTGTGCTTACGGGGTCCTCTATGGGCTCAAGTCTTGGCGATTTGTTTAAACTCAATTATAAAACAAAAACCATACTTATCGGCTGCGGAGCTGCCGGTGCCATTGCCGGAATTTTTAAAGCACCTATTGCCGCAGTAATCTTTGCCCTCGAAGTACTCATGCTTGACCTAACCATGTGGTCGCTTATTCCTTTGCTGATTTCAGCTGTAACCGGACTTACTGTATCGTATTTTCTTTTAGGAAGGGCAGAAATTTTCTCCTTTGAATTGGTACATCCTTTTATGCTGAGGAATATCCCTTATTTTATGCTTCTTGGTGTCTTTGCAGGTTTTGTTTCGCTTTATTTTACGCGTGGCATTATATACATCGAAGGGGCCTTCAAAAGGTTTAAAAACAACGTGGCTAAATGGATAACCGGTGGTGTACTTTTAGGATTAATCATATTAATCTTTCCTCCTCTCTATGGCGAAGGTTATCTCTCGCTCGATGCACTCCTGAATGGCAACCCTGAAGAATTGACCTATGGAAGTGTTTTTTATGGGCATGCACAACAGGTTTGGGTGATGGTACTCTTTCTGGCTCTGATACTTATTTTTAAAGTTGCTGCCACAGCCATTACCACTGGTGCCGGAGGAGTAGGAGGTATTTTTGCCCCCACGCTTTTTATGGGCGGAATAGCAGGTTATCTTGTAGCAAGGGTTATTAATTTGTTTAGTTTTATTCAGGTTTCTGAGCGTAACTTCGCGGTGGTTGGCATGGCAGGCTTGATGGCAGGAGTGATGCATGCTCCCCTCACTGCAGTTTTTCTAATTGCAGAAATTACAGGAGGCTACGAACTCTTTATTCCATTGCTCATTACCTCTACCATCGCGTATATCACGATTATTTATTTCGAACCCCATTCTATTTATCATAAACGATTGGCTGAACGCAAGGAGCTTATTACTCATCATAAGGACCAGGCAGTGCTTACGCTTATTAAAATGGAAAAACTCATCGAGACCGATTTTGAAGTAATTCATCCACAGGCAAAACTGCGCGATTTAATTGAATCCATTGCCCGCTCAAGGCGGAATATTTTTCCAGTGGTCGATCAGGGAATGCTTATAGGGGTGGTGCTGCTCGACGATATCCGCCACCTGATATTTAATTCCGATTTATACGATTCTGCATCGGTGCGCGACCTGATGTTTCGTCCACCAGCCGTAGTGGAGGTAAATGAAGCTATGGACGATGTAATGCTGAAGTTTGAAACTACCGATACCTGGAATCTTCCCGTGCTGCGAAACGGGGTGTATGTGGGTTTTATCTCAAAATCGAAGCTTTTTTCTGCCTACCGCAACAGGCTCATCGAAATCACAGGCGATGTTTGATTTTTTTTTCAAACTTCGTAAATATTGGCAATTAAAAGCAAAATCTGTTGCTAGGGTGAAAAGAAAAAATCAGTTTTTAAATGCTGATTCAAAAACGTATTTTTACAGCCTTATATTTCAACTTAAAATACTATTCGATGGAAAGGGATAAACTAATTTTTGACATCATTCAACGCGAAAAGCAGCGTCAATTGCAAGGCATTGAACTGATTGCTTCAGAAAACTTTGTGAGTGACCAGGTTATGGAGGCTATGGGTTCCTGCCTCACCAACAAATATGCCGAAGGGTACCCCGGTAAGCGCTATTATGGCGGTTGTCAGGTTGTAGACGAATCTGAGACCCTTGCCATTGAGCGGGCAAAAAAACTGTTTGGTGCTTCATGGGCTAATGTGCAGCCGCATTCCGGCGCTCAGGCTAACATGGCTGTT
It contains:
- a CDS encoding chloride channel protein → MGILKIPDRFHNWRTQHVTDRQMVMVLSVVIGLSVGLAAVTVKNFVFLIETNLRVLLVGRSFFWYLILPSAGILITIFFVHSINRKPIRQGIPLVLQSISRNKGQIDSHYVFSSVISSAITVGFGGSVGLEGPTIAAGGGIASNIGRVLNLNYKQVTLLLGCACAGAMASIFKAPVAAVVFALEVIMLDLTMWAMVPLLLSSVTAVLTSYLFLGHNHLYAFVVQGTFELNQVLFYLVFGVFMGFVAVYFIKVFLFLPPLFQKISNPYLKLVLGGTLLGILIFLVPSLYGEGYEVINSSLQGNFDFLFQRTPYVSYQSSALMVLLLFFVILLLKVVATSLTVGIGGVGGIFAPMLFSGAIAGLFFTHLLFQLGFSLPASNFALVGMAGMIAAVIHAPLTSIFLIAEITKGYDLFVPLMIVSTIAYATSRLFYAHSVYAIQLAKRGELMTHHKDKALLMLLNVNELIETDFSIVKPEQKMTDLVEVIKFAHRNIFPVVETDGTFRGLIKLDDIRHVMFNQEVYDTVYIRDMMFIPDDVIFTSDSVEEVAQKFQQSGSYNIVVIQHGKYLGFVSRAKLFSAYRDLLKNISEH
- a CDS encoding nitronate monooxygenase, translated to MELFTQNAICKLFGIKYPIVQGGMVWCSGYKLAAAVSNAGGLGLIGAGSMTPALLEEHIEKARSQTQMPFGVNLPLMHRQAAAHIEVILRQKVKIVFTSAGNPASWTQVLKAQGCIVVHVIANTKFAQKAADAGVDAIVAEGFEAGGHNGREETSTFCLIPLIKKTMNLPVIAAGGLYDGRSMLASFALGAEGVQLGSRFAVCNESSAHENFKNYVLNSAEGNTRLLLKRLIPVRLMLNSFANQVMEAEANGASIHQLAELLGSGRCKKGVFEGDLEQGELEIGQVAALIHKKESALEIIDHIVHTYSEALQKLKNKLH
- a CDS encoding chloride channel protein, whose product is MDILQHTFRSWLLRIIAWKEKRLTHRQFIYILSFIIGIVSSLAAVLLKNTVHFTHNFLFNQLPIDRINFVYLLFPIIGIILTVYFVKYFVKDNIGHGISRILFAISKKGASLRKHNTYSSLVASTLTVGFGGSVGLEAPIVLTGSSMGSSLGDLFKLNYKTKTILIGCGAAGAIAGIFKAPIAAVIFALEVLMLDLTMWSLIPLLISAVTGLTVSYFLLGRAEIFSFELVHPFMLRNIPYFMLLGVFAGFVSLYFTRGIIYIEGAFKRFKNNVAKWITGGVLLGLIILIFPPLYGEGYLSLDALLNGNPEELTYGSVFYGHAQQVWVMVLFLALILIFKVAATAITTGAGGVGGIFAPTLFMGGIAGYLVARVINLFSFIQVSERNFAVVGMAGLMAGVMHAPLTAVFLIAEITGGYELFIPLLITSTIAYITIIYFEPHSIYHKRLAERKELITHHKDQAVLTLIKMEKLIETDFEVIHPQAKLRDLIESIARSRRNIFPVVDQGMLIGVVLLDDIRHLIFNSDLYDSASVRDLMFRPPAVVEVNEAMDDVMLKFETTDTWNLPVLRNGVYVGFISKSKLFSAYRNRLIEITGDV